A part of Paenibacillus donghaensis genomic DNA contains:
- a CDS encoding PadR family transcriptional regulator, with product MAKTSNTLFAVLGVLTKGPCSGYDIRKHFSESLRHFWSESYGQIYPALKEIVAQGYAAEVSYPNHSRKQKKYEITNAGLEHFSTWLASPVNPLNYRDELLLRVFFARPKDAPALAALFEREQTDLTQSIAAYKQQEAELLLHKHQEQYPFWSLTLRYGLLSSETRLQWCREALLLLARIPDEDRKGETK from the coding sequence ATGGCAAAAACCAGCAATACCCTATTTGCCGTCCTTGGTGTTCTGACCAAAGGCCCCTGCTCAGGATACGATATCCGCAAGCATTTCTCCGAATCGCTGCGGCATTTCTGGAGCGAAAGCTACGGTCAGATCTATCCGGCACTTAAGGAAATCGTAGCCCAGGGATATGCGGCTGAGGTCAGTTACCCCAACCATTCACGGAAACAGAAGAAATATGAGATCACGAACGCAGGCCTGGAGCATTTCAGCACTTGGCTGGCCAGCCCTGTGAACCCGCTGAATTACCGGGATGAGCTGCTGCTGCGCGTGTTCTTCGCCCGCCCCAAGGATGCCCCTGCGCTGGCAGCCTTGTTCGAACGGGAACAGACGGACCTTACACAGAGCATCGCCGCTTACAAACAACAGGAAGCAGAACTGCTGCTGCATAAACACCAGGAGCAATATCCGTTCTGGAGCCTGACGCTGCGTTATGGATTACTCTCTTCAGAAACAAGACTTCAGTGGTGCCGGGAAGCGCTCCTGCTGTTAGCCAGGATACCGGATGAGGACAGAAAGGGTGAAACGAAATGA
- a CDS encoding restriction endonuclease yields the protein MVFEQIPFYIYGIIFAILLLVVLLRMRISRRRRRLSDANPRKISIRDIDQMTDGSEFEQYLFRFVSGLGYKEVHKTTSSRDFGADLVFTDSQGKRTVVQAKRYSQSHPVGLSAVQEVYSSMRYYEAERAVVLTSGRYTEACRILAGVNGVLLLDRNDLIELIECYKSKQWEDAAAILEDEPEARTERWSGKHR from the coding sequence ATGGTTTTCGAACAGATCCCATTCTACATCTATGGAATAATCTTCGCTATTCTGTTGCTGGTTGTTCTGCTTCGCATGCGCATAAGCCGCCGGCGCAGACGGCTTAGTGATGCCAACCCGCGCAAGATCAGTATCCGTGATATCGACCAGATGACGGACGGCAGCGAATTCGAGCAATATTTGTTCCGCTTCGTTTCAGGCCTGGGGTACAAGGAAGTACATAAAACAACCAGCAGCCGGGATTTCGGTGCAGATCTGGTCTTCACCGACAGCCAGGGCAAACGCACCGTAGTGCAGGCTAAACGCTACAGTCAGAGCCATCCGGTCGGACTTAGCGCAGTTCAGGAGGTCTATAGCTCCATGAGGTATTATGAGGCTGAACGGGCAGTTGTCCTCACCTCGGGACGTTACACGGAAGCCTGCCGGATTCTCGCCGGGGTGAACGGCGTGCTGCTGCTTGACCGCAATGATCTAATCGAACTGATCGAATGCTACAAAAGCAAGCAATGGGAAGACGCAGCCGCCATACTGGAGGATGAACCCGAAGCGCGCACAGAACGCTGGAGCGGTAAACACCGCTGA
- a CDS encoding DUF4179 domain-containing protein — protein sequence MSSREEVKMWEEAAQWPLEMQPADAAAQSRAIRAGIVRGQKKSRRRLLAGSAGGLIAAAVLAAGLLLFNPAEWFQPPVAAVEEKVEWGTLELFKDNLFYDSAVLPYVLKHDYIQSIDQSAESKGFTINVNAVFADENVLTMLYTASTTTDYEIYNVSSSLLKDLSTGGISVMEIEVRAVCMSKKTSNCTSDGPLYR from the coding sequence ATGAGTAGCCGCGAAGAAGTGAAGATGTGGGAGGAAGCCGCGCAGTGGCCGCTAGAGATGCAGCCTGCCGATGCCGCAGCACAGAGCAGAGCAATCAGAGCAGGAATTGTACGGGGTCAAAAGAAAAGCAGAAGGCGGCTGCTCGCCGGCAGCGCGGGCGGACTGATTGCCGCGGCTGTGCTTGCGGCAGGTCTGCTGCTGTTTAACCCGGCTGAATGGTTTCAGCCGCCCGTTGCTGCCGTAGAGGAGAAGGTAGAATGGGGCACGCTGGAGCTTTTTAAAGATAATCTTTTCTATGATTCTGCCGTTCTACCGTATGTGCTTAAGCATGATTACATTCAGTCAATCGATCAATCAGCCGAAAGCAAAGGGTTCACAATTAATGTAAACGCCGTGTTCGCCGACGAGAATGTGCTTACGATGTTATATACGGCTTCCACGACTACTGACTATGAAATCTATAATGTATCCAGCTCCCTGCTAAAGGACTTGTCTACCGGGGGGATATCGGTGATGGAAATAGAAGTACGAGCAGTTTGCATGTCAAAGAAAACAAGCAACTGTACATCGGACGGACCACTTTACCGCTAA
- a CDS encoding sigma-70 family RNA polymerase sigma factor has protein sequence MALSETQMKRVILVNTRDETEFYDSIMLYREQLYSIAYSYLRSRNDALEAMQEMTCRAWTKRRTLKEPKAFKSWLIRILIYVCIDEQRRRKRVLPLVSENLEGLVMKPDSSRMEMLWALDQVKPKYRHVLLLKYYHDLTLSDIAAVLKKPEGTVKTWQHKGLNQLRGIMKNREEWNHE, from the coding sequence ATGGCATTGTCCGAGACTCAGATGAAAAGGGTGATCCTGGTGAATACCCGCGACGAGACAGAATTCTATGATTCGATCATGCTCTACCGAGAGCAGCTCTATAGTATTGCTTACAGCTATCTGCGCAGCCGCAATGACGCACTGGAAGCAATGCAGGAAATGACTTGCAGAGCTTGGACCAAGAGGAGAACATTGAAAGAGCCCAAAGCTTTTAAATCGTGGCTGATCCGCATCCTGATCTATGTGTGCATTGATGAACAGAGACGAAGGAAACGGGTGCTTCCGCTCGTATCAGAGAACCTGGAGGGGCTGGTCATGAAGCCTGACTCCTCCAGAATGGAGATGCTCTGGGCGCTTGACCAGGTAAAGCCGAAATACCGTCATGTTCTGCTGCTGAAATATTATCATGATCTGACGTTGTCCGATATTGCCGCTGTACTGAAGAAACCTGAGGGTACCGTGAAGACCTGGCAGCACAAAGGGCTTAATCAGTTAAGGGGAATTATGAAGAATCGGGAGGAGTGGAATCATGAGTAG
- a CDS encoding alpha/beta fold hydrolase — MNQPQLHNINGINFNLDMQGEGEPLLLLHGGYSNLEVWNRHAAPLAEDFRMIRYDQRGYGRTEPPAAPFSYYEDIRAVLDHLGIARTHIAASSFGGSAAIDFALAYPERVNKLILVAPSLNGRKYPLRLSWEGVKDFLRVQRSGIEKAADHFMNNRFWRYLVPQEAQTRAEFKQLYLGNPGFYQSKPSLQRPLMPLASGRLGELRMPVLILEAGRDLPFNRQTCRLLEQQLPAARLITLEDCGHYPHLEQPQQFIAEVKRFLQVK; from the coding sequence ATGAACCAACCACAGCTGCACAATATTAACGGAATCAACTTCAACCTTGATATGCAAGGTGAAGGCGAACCGCTGCTGCTGCTTCATGGAGGCTATTCGAACTTGGAGGTATGGAACAGACATGCTGCGCCATTAGCCGAGGACTTCCGAATGATCCGTTATGACCAGCGGGGATACGGGCGCACCGAACCGCCCGCTGCTCCCTTCTCTTATTATGAAGATATTCGCGCGGTGCTGGATCATCTGGGCATCGCCCGGACGCATATTGCCGCCTCCTCCTTCGGGGGCAGCGCGGCCATTGATTTTGCACTCGCCTACCCTGAACGGGTGAACAAGCTGATCCTTGTAGCTCCTTCTCTCAATGGACGCAAATATCCGCTGCGCCTCAGCTGGGAAGGAGTCAAGGACTTCCTCCGGGTGCAGCGAAGCGGTATAGAGAAGGCGGCGGACCATTTCATGAACAACCGCTTCTGGCGTTATCTTGTTCCACAGGAAGCACAGACCAGGGCGGAATTCAAGCAGCTCTATCTGGGAAATCCGGGCTTCTATCAGAGCAAACCTTCGCTGCAGCGTCCGCTGATGCCCCTGGCCAGCGGACGGCTTGGCGAGCTCCGTATGCCGGTGTTGATCCTGGAGGCCGGACGCGATCTCCCCTTCAATAGACAGACCTGCCGTCTGCTGGAGCAGCAGCTTCCGGCTGCCAGGCTGATTACACTGGAGGATTGCGGGCATTACCCCCACCTGGAGCAGCCGCAGCAATTTATCGCAGAGGTCAAGAGGTTCCTGCAGGTTAAGTAG